One genomic window of Psychrobacter cibarius includes the following:
- a CDS encoding integrase arm-type DNA-binding domain-containing protein: MAVDNLNDINKLECRDKDYSVSVSGIAGLSIRIYPNGKKEYYLRYAHPHIDGKRPRMMLGKVEDISLYEAKYKAETIISMVVQGSDPKAIHKKEQVNKYAHLKNATFSEITQAWRDHKTSSRHHSKSRKRAFSDSTLKFWDLCLGYMCREIGDLRMNGITSEMILSVCEAIQNNENQATFVGASTRLYTEKVFSFAVARGLCDRNVAIDTRGELAPANSGNHLPAITKPDQFATLLNDMSNFKGASKITLEAMNLLPYIFVRSIDLRSMRWQDIDWDNKVWEFSPTKGEGRDDMVSHLVVPLATQVIARLRELQLATGHKEYVFASIRASSNPYISKATLVQIFHRLGYKDVQCAHGFRASAKTLLMEQPELRYSDIVTELQLGHRIKDTHGGAYNRLDEIDTRVHMMQDWADYIDKLRGST; the protein is encoded by the coding sequence ATGGCTGTCGATAATTTAAATGATATCAATAAACTTGAATGCCGAGATAAAGATTACTCGGTCAGTGTCTCAGGTATCGCGGGTTTAAGTATTCGTATTTATCCAAATGGTAAAAAGGAATACTACTTACGGTACGCTCATCCGCACATCGATGGTAAGCGCCCTAGAATGATGTTAGGTAAGGTCGAAGATATCAGTCTATATGAAGCTAAGTATAAAGCAGAAACTATAATTAGCATGGTCGTGCAAGGCTCTGACCCTAAAGCTATCCATAAAAAAGAGCAAGTCAATAAGTATGCTCATCTAAAGAACGCCACATTTTCTGAAATCACACAAGCGTGGCGAGATCACAAAACGTCAAGTCGTCACCATAGTAAATCTAGAAAGCGCGCGTTTAGTGACTCAACCCTTAAATTTTGGGATTTATGTCTAGGATACATGTGTCGTGAGATTGGCGATTTAAGAATGAACGGTATCACCAGCGAGATGATATTGAGTGTATGTGAGGCGATTCAAAACAATGAAAATCAAGCAACCTTCGTTGGTGCCAGCACTCGGCTTTATACTGAAAAAGTCTTCTCATTTGCTGTCGCAAGAGGATTATGCGATAGAAATGTAGCTATTGATACACGTGGCGAGCTAGCGCCTGCTAATTCAGGCAACCATTTACCAGCCATTACCAAGCCCGATCAGTTTGCCACCCTCCTGAACGATATGTCTAATTTCAAAGGTGCAAGTAAAATCACATTAGAAGCGATGAATTTACTGCCATATATCTTTGTGCGTAGTATCGATTTGCGGTCTATGCGTTGGCAAGATATAGATTGGGATAATAAGGTATGGGAGTTTTCTCCTACTAAAGGCGAAGGTCGTGATGACATGGTATCGCACTTAGTTGTACCACTAGCCACTCAGGTTATTGCCCGCTTACGAGAACTACAATTAGCTACAGGTCATAAAGAATATGTATTTGCATCGATACGCGCCTCGAGCAATCCTTATATTAGTAAAGCAACGCTAGTGCAAATATTTCATAGGCTTGGATATAAGGATGTTCAATGCGCTCATGGATTTCGAGCATCAGCGAAAACTCTACTAATGGAACAACCTGAACTGCGTTATTCAGATATCGTGACTGAGCTGCAATTAGGACATCGAATAAAGGATACGCATGGCGGCGCTTATAACCGATTAGATGAAATAGATACTAGGGTACACATGATGCAAGATTGGGCAGACTATATAGATAAGCTCCGGGGTTCAACGTAA